Genomic segment of Bacteroides stercoris ATCC 43183:
CGAGCACCTCCATCTGATAATCTCTTTCAAGGAATTCGAGGAAACTGCGTTCAAACTCATTCACCTTGTCCAAAGGCACATCCTTCAGCAAACCGTGCGTGCCACAATAAAGAATGGCAATCTGCTTCTCTACAGGCATCGGACTGTACTGGGGCTGTACCAGCAAACGGGTATTCTTCTGGCCCTTGTCGATGGTGAGCGCAGTAACCGGGTCCATATCGCCGCTGAACTTGGTGAATGCTTCCAGTTCGCGATACTGTGCCTGGTCTATCTTCAACGTACCCGCCACCTTCTTCATTGCCTTAATCTGGGCGTTACCGCCTACACGGCTCACGGAGATACCTACGTCGATAGCCGGACGGTTGCCCTGGTTGAAGAGGTTGGTGTCGAGGAATATCTGTCCGTCGGTAATGGAGATTACGTTTGTAGGGATGTAAGCCGACACGTCGCCCGCCTGCGTTTCGATAATGGGAAGCGCCGTCAATGAGCCGCCGCCCTTCACTCTGCCTTTCAGGCTTTCGGGCAGGTCGTTCATCTCGCGTGCCACTTCTTCCTGGTTGATAATCTTCGCCGCACGCTCCAGCAGACGGGAGTGCAGGTAGAAGATGTCGCCCGGATAGGCTTCACGTCCGGACGGACGGCGCAAAATCAAGGATACCTCACGATACGCCACGGCCTGCTTGGACAGGTCGTCATAAACAACCAGCGCATGACGGCCGGTATCGCGGAAATACTCACCGATTGCAGCGCCGGCAAACGGGGCGTAATACTGCAACGCAGCCGGGTCGCCCGCCGTAGCTGCCACAACGATGGTGTAATCCATCGCACCGTTCTCGCGCAGTGTATTTACGATAGATGCTACCGTAGAACCTTTCTGGCCGATAGCTACGTAGATACAGTATACGGGGTCGCCTGCGTCGTAGTTGGCACGCTGGTTAATGATGGTATCGATGGCAATCGCGGTCTTACCCGTCTGACGGTCGCCGATAATCAGCTCACGCTGCCCGCGGCCGATAGGAATCATGGCATCGACAGCCTTCAGACCGGTCTGCAACGGCTGGTTTACCGGCTGACGGTAAATAACGCCCGGAGCTTTACGCTCCAACGGCATTTCGCAAAGCTCGCCGCCTATCAGCCCCTTGCCGTCCAACGGTTCGCCCAACGGGTCGATAACACGTCCCAACATACCCTCGCCTACCATAATGGAAGCAATACGCTTGGTACGTTTCACCACGAAGCCTTCCTTGATTTTATCCGTAGGGCCTAACAACACAGCACCTACGTTATCTTCTTCAAGGTTCATCACGATGGCTTTGATACCGTTGTCAAACTCCAGCAACTCGTTTGCTTCGGCATTACGCAACCCGTAGATACGCGCCACGCCATCGCTGACTTGCAGCACCGTACCGATTTCATCCAGTTGCACGCGGGTGTCGATGCCTTCCAACTGTTTGCGCAGAATATCGGAGACTTCGCTTACTTTTATATTTTCAGACAACATTTTATTTAGCAATTAATGTTTAGTGATTAATGATCGGTATTCGGTTATATCACTAACCACTGTTATACAATTCTTCTGTTCTTATCAATGAACTGCTGTTTCACTCTCTTTAGCTGGGTAGCAATACTGGCATCCAGACGGAAATCGTTGATGTCGAATATGAATCCGCCTTCGATTGAAGGGTCAACATCGGTCTGTAACTCCATTTTGGCATGTAGCAAATGGGAAGCGCTATTTCGGATGCGTTCCCAAATCTCACGACTTACGGGTACGGCAGTCGTCAGTTTCGCTACACCGATATGTCTGCTCTTTCTGTATAAGTCCAGATAGCTCAAACAGATATATTGCAGAAATGCCTCACGCCTGTTTTTTAATATCAGCGTAACGAAACGGGACAATTCCTGCCCGGCAGGAGCATCCCCCACTGCTGCGGTACAGATAAGCGAGAATTTCTCCTGTACCGGCAGTACAGGGTTCTCCAATGCCG
This window contains:
- the atpA gene encoding F0F1 ATP synthase subunit alpha encodes the protein MSENIKVSEVSDILRKQLEGIDTRVQLDEIGTVLQVSDGVARIYGLRNAEANELLEFDNGIKAIVMNLEEDNVGAVLLGPTDKIKEGFVVKRTKRIASIMVGEGMLGRVIDPLGEPLDGKGLIGGELCEMPLERKAPGVIYRQPVNQPLQTGLKAVDAMIPIGRGQRELIIGDRQTGKTAIAIDTIINQRANYDAGDPVYCIYVAIGQKGSTVASIVNTLRENGAMDYTIVVAATAGDPAALQYYAPFAGAAIGEYFRDTGRHALVVYDDLSKQAVAYREVSLILRRPSGREAYPGDIFYLHSRLLERAAKIINQEEVAREMNDLPESLKGRVKGGGSLTALPIIETQAGDVSAYIPTNVISITDGQIFLDTNLFNQGNRPAIDVGISVSRVGGNAQIKAMKKVAGTLKIDQAQYRELEAFTKFSGDMDPVTALTIDKGQKNTRLLVQPQYSPMPVEKQIAILYCGTHGLLKDVPLDKVNEFERSFLEFLERDYQMEVLDVLKSGVIDDNVCKKIEETAAKAAKQFM
- a CDS encoding F0F1 ATP synthase subunit delta; this encodes MDIGIVSMRYAKALMEYAKSTGTEDRLYTEMRTLSRSFEKHPDLRAALENPVLPVQEKFSLICTAAVGDAPAGQELSRFVTLILKNRREAFLQYICLSYLDLYRKSRHIGVAKLTTAVPVSREIWERIRNSASHLLHAKMELQTDVDPSIEGGFIFDINDFRLDASIATQLKRVKQQFIDKNRRIV